GGGGTAAATGTCTGAATTCCATGTGTTATCTTCAATCCGGCCAGAGCTGCACTGTGAGGTGAAAAGTTATTATTGAAAATTATGAATATTGAAAATAATCTATATTCACATTATATTGTGTGACGGGAACCGTCACACAAAATACTGCTTCTACTGTATGGTATAGTACTGTATAGTAATGTATAGTAACAGAAATATGATTTCAATGAAAAACATTACTTAACGTGCCATTGTATATAGCTTGGGAGGTATTGAACAGTTATTAATTGCCAGGTGTGGGTTACAGTATTCTTTTCATGGATCCCATAAACTTGAATTGATTTTCCATTTCCTTATTGCTGACCCTTTAAGTGTCAGCAGCTTGTTGCGTTTATCAGAATGATTGTGTCAGCACTGCCGGCAACAAGTGCTATTCAGGTCAGAGGTACTGCTGGCATCTCACTCTGAATATACAGGGACACACAGGGTCGTATTGAATGTCATTGTTTCCAACCCACAGAACAGCGGAAGAAATACTCCAACTCCAATGTGATCATGCAGGAGACGTCGCAGTATCACGTTGAGGTAAGCGCTACCTACGGCCTCTCGTGGTGTTCTTTGTTCTGAGGTTAAAGTATTCAAATACCTACCGAATGTACCATACTTAGGCTCCATCTTTGGTTAATTGACAAAGGGATTAAGGCATGATCTCAGTTCTTCCTTAAAATGTCCAGAGCCACGtatctatttttattttggaCCTAATATTCAAAAGCAACTGTTTTGCAGTTTGTTTTTTCGATGTTGTGAATAACCATGGTCACTTGACGGTGCATTGTGTTGAATTTAGTGGCATTGGACAGAGAGGGGGTGAAGAGCTCGGTGTCGGGGGCGAGGAGGTCTCAGGGTGGTGGGCTCTGGGTTGGGGGAGGCGTGCCAGTGCCAGGGTTATCAGTCAGTTACGGGATGCCACTCAGTCCTACACAGTGAACCTTTAATCATTAACCTTTAGTTCTTCTAGCTCCACATGATACCTACCTTTGCGTGAGAGGTCACTACCTGTCATACTTGGCTGTGATTTCTGTGTCCAATATTTTACAACCAAGGAGTGTCTTAACACATACTGGAAATAGACAAATGTTATGATCATAAATTGTTCAGAaatgtaattgaattgaattgcttATGCTTATGTGGTTATATGCTCCAATTAAAATGACGGTCAGTGTCAATACAATGACGTTTTTTAAAGGTACAATATGACACATTGACACTAAGCATTTAAAATGGCTACTTAAGTCCAAACATATTGGGAAAGTTGTCTGcgcctgccccctcccctcaaaGCAAATCATACAGTGTAATTTGATCcgctaatgtttatttttgcattttatttattgtttgcaaGGTATAAACCAGCTCAAGCTCTTGAAATGTCTGGGCTCTTTAGCTGTCTTGTGTTCAAATTAAACTCAATGATTAACCTCTGTTACAGCACGTCTCTGATCACAGGGCTTTTTAGAAAGTGGATGAGGCTTCTCAGGTCTGGTTGAATCCAGTTCAATCTCCGTGGATCCAGTATGTTTGCTTGCTTCCATGGCTGCAGCACCCTCTGTTTGTGTGCCTATTGATTATATCTGACAACCCGGGTTATTTAGAGAATAGTGAACCATAACACACAGGCCACAACAAAAAGAATCAACCCTACTCGTTATTTCACAGGAGGAGAAACTGGCTCTAGCATTGTTGTCGGAGAAGCCAGTATTGTGTAATATTCCTTAATCTCTGATGTGGTGGTCATTTATGATTTAGTACAGTTCATCTGGTACTTACAGCCCTTTTAAGAACCCCATTTCCAACCTTTGCCTCGGGTTCCTCTCTGTTAGTAACAACGTAGCACTTTCCCCTCAGCATCTCTCCACCTTTGTGATGGACAAGTCGGAGTCCATCGCCACCGTGGACGACGCCATCAAGAAGCTGGTCCTCCTGGACTCCAAGGACAAGATCTGGACCCAGGAGATGCTGCTTCAGGTCACAGACAAAGCGGTGCGGCTGCTGGACTGTGACACACAGGTACTGCTCCTCAAACCTTCACACTCGTCTTCCTCTGCATTTTCTCTTTTGATCTCTttgtttccctctccccctctcttctcttctcatcTCTACTGTTCCCCATTTCTGTTTTACGTTTCCTCTGTCTTCTCATCTATTTTCCTCTGACTTTATCTTATTCATTCCtttcctccatctcttctcctcGCTTATTTTGTCCCTTCTGCTTCAttgttctctgtctcttctctttctcttctctcttcttctgttttcCATCTCCTATTTTTCTCTGTCGTCTCTCCTACTTTTCTTGTTATTGTGCTGTGTCCTTGTAGTACTTATAGTAATAGAGAAATCAAACCGGTGTCGATTTTAATGTAACCTGGTTGTACCGTCTCATCACACTCGTCAGCACCTTGAACCCCTCCTTGTTTTAATGCTGTTTTGCTGCTTTGGGGACTTTGGAACCAGTGTGATCCTAGCTCCAGTCACTGGCACTGGATAAGACGCCCTGCTGGTTCCCTGGCTTGCCCCTCATGTTGACGTTGTGCGTTCTCCCTACGTctgaaggaggagctggagaactTCCCCCTACCCACAGTGCACCACTGTCAGCCTGTACTGAACCAGACCCGCTACCCGTCTGTGCTGCTACTGGTGTGTCAGGACAAGGACCAGCACAACCCCGACATCCACTTCTTCCACTGCGacgaggtggaggtgtgtgtgtcgcccTCCCGGCCAAACTCTCGGAAATCCTCAGCTCACATCACAGTTGCGCAAGTGTTGCAAATGTGAAGGTTACGCTGGTGGGGGAactgggcgtgtgtgtgagcatgcatgcGTGCCTATGTGTGTAGTTTTATTGTTGCCTGATCTTATGATTGTGAGAGTAAGGTGTGTAAGGTGTATTTCTATTTTTTAACTACATTGCTGCTTTGAATATTTTTCCATAATTACTTTTATTAGGTTTTTATAATATTAGATTTATTTTAATACACCACTCTCTTATTTCCAAACTTTAGTCAGACATTAAGCAGCTAGAGATATAGCATAATGTATTACTGTACTGAACCGTCTGGACGCTACAGTTCATCATATCCATTTAGAGTGAAAACAACCAGCCGGTATTGAGTTTGGGTAAAATAAACACATATTCATAGtgaggggtggagagggtggaacGCATGTGCAAACAGCAGCAAACGACAATAAGTCAACTATTACAAAACACGTCGATCCACTACACTGAGGAATATGTGCGCGTGCACGTCGCCTCAGGTCAATCCTCCAAAGTATGAATGCTGTGGTTCGGTATTAGGACTCGTACGGGTCTTAATATGTAAACACGCCAGTCAGCCATTGGTGTCTGTATCTGGTAAACCTGACTGGCGTGTTTACCTCAGAGACCTTGATATGGTGGTGACCACTCTGTGTCTAGAAGCACAAACGAGTCGGAACTACTTGTTAGCACTACAAACATGTTGTTCCTATGTCAGCGGGACAACCTCTATTGAAGAAATGTATTTGCATCCGTTTCTTTAATCATTATTCATAAATATTCCCCTGAATCAGTCAACATGAACATTAGATATTGCGTTCTGGTTCTGGTCAGTGGTGTTAGTGAAACGTATGTAAGCTTCAGTAGCTTCCAGTAGTTTGGTGCTATTATAACTTTTCTGATGATgctataataattatattattttgtccCTCCAGGCAGAGATGGTTCACGCAGACGTTGACAGCGCCATCGGGGACAACAAGCATGGCAAGAAAATGAGGCTGCAGACATTAAAGTGAGGACtttacactctcacacacacatgcacagacacacgtacgcacacaaacacgtacacacacaacaaacacacacacacacacacacacacacacacacacacacacacacacacacacacacacacacacacacacacacacacacacacacacacacacacacacacacacacacacacacacacacacaaagtttcaTCCTTTATTTCCACAAATATAATCCACACATATTTTTCCAAAGTATCTTTCCAATGAGTCTGCCGAGTCTTCCTCTCGTGTGTTTAAAGTGGTTAACATGACCTCATTCTTCCAGGGTAAACCAGGAAAAAATGAAGCGTCAGAGAGAGAccattctccctccctcggGCCCTAAGGGCCCGGCCCCCAGCGCCAAGGGACGAGTGGCCGCCACAAGCATGCAGAGTAAGAGTGcaactactaccactaccagTACTACCAGTACTCCTTAATACCAGTACTACAACTATtaatacaactactacaactccAGTACTACCAGTACTACGTTTACTACCAGTGCTACCACTACCACTTACTACCACTGCTACCAGTACTACCAGTACCACCATTACTACCAGTACTACCAGTTTACTACCACTACTCCCACCAATACTACTTTAACTACCACCATTTCCACTATAACTGCAATAACTACAACAACTCCTAGTCAGCGTATTAAACCTGCATCCTATCATCCAGAACCCACATcgtattaaaataaaacatgagcttgcagatccttctggttcccaggctaacAATTACCACCACTACAACCACAActaccatcactaccaccacagcTACTCCCAGCACTACTGCAACAAGTATttatactactactagtacaaACACTAATTCCGATTAGTCACGTGTCTTATCATCACAAAGACTGTGTAAGGTTGCCTAACTGTACTGGCATCGTCCGTAGAGTGTCCGTTCACAGTGTCTGTGTTGTTCCCCTGGCGGTAGCTGCAGACCAGCGAGGCTCAGGCCACGAGTCTCATGAGAAGCTGGCCCAGCGTATAGAGAAGGACGTGGTGAGTTCTCCACCCGACCGCACACTGATACTGctgctgacccctgacccctagctCCTCCATCGTACCCCGCACCCTGGCTGGTCTTCACCTGTTCCCCAGGCTTTAGATCCACGGTCATAGAGCTCATTGTATCAAAGCCCTCTGCTCTGTTTCGCCCTTCATCTCTTGTCCTCGCTCACGTCGATTCAAAAGAGCGTTATTGGAAAACAAACATCAATCAGCAATGAAACAAAGGAAATGGAACAAAGTACTAAAGGAGCAGTAGAAAGGTACGAGATAACTATAAGGCCAGTAACAAACTGAGgtaatggtctctctctctccctctctctcccttcctcggGCAGCAAATCCTTAACTGTGCCCTGGACGACATTGAGTTGCTGGTGGCGCGCTTGCAGAAGGCTGCGGAGGCCTTCTCCCAGCTCAACCAGCGCAACAAGAgtaagaagaataagaagaaagGACCAGCAGGTCTGTCTCCTTTTCTTCTTATGCGTGGCAAAGACCCCGCGGCAATATGCAAGCATATTGTCCAGCCGGTTATGGTTTGCTATGCCttggtgtgtctctctctcgtaccctctctatctctatctttatctctatatctatctctatctctatctctgctTGATCTTGATCTCAAGCCaactttcgctctctctctctctctctctctctctctctctctctctctctctctctctctctcagtcacactcacactcacactcacactctctctctctctcgctctctctctcagtcacactcacactcacactctcttaATTGCAGTCTCTATTTCTCTACCGTGTGTCATTCTCAGGGCCTCACCATCTAGTGTTGAATGTGTGGGTTGGTTAGTTGTTGTCATTTTTATGTCGAAGTCACAAGGCTATAAACGGAATCTGATCATCTTCAATAAACTAACCATAAACTAACCTAACCACAACTTCTTGAATATGAATGGATAAACACCAGCCTCTTCTAACGGAGGACTcttaagctgtgtgtgtgtgttcttgtgtgtgcacgcctgcatgtgtgtgtgtgtatgtgtgctcatTGTTCCGGGCTTGTCTGTTTGCAGAGGGCATGCTGACCCTCAGGGCCAAGCCCCCCACTGAAGCTGACCTTGTTGATAGTCTACAGAAACTGAAGCTGGCGTTGAACCTCTTGGTAAGATATCACAGCAACCCAAGCCCACCAGGCAGCGCTGTCATTGGCTGGGCCAGGCCACttagtctgtctctgtgtgtcttccccctgcaggccaagcTGAAGAAGCACATCCAGAATCCCAGTGCGTCTGAACTGGTTCACTTCCTCTTCGGGCCGCTGGAGCTGGTAAGATAGCAACAATGATTTCCATAAAGGGTCAAATGTGCACTGATTTGCCAGCTGAGGCGAATGCGTTCCCTCGTTCCCTGTTTGCCTAGAAAGGTCCACAATGGCTGGGTACATCCATAATACCTATTGTAGAGCCGCCGTGTTGACTCAAAGGAGGCCCAGCCCGCAGGCCATTATCAACCCAGTGCAACCGGGGAATGGCCTGACGTACATTTAGCTATTCAGACGGCTCCATTAGCATTTACAGAATCAGATTCTTGAGGTTTTTAATTGATGTCCCGATGAATGTTCATGTTTTGTCTTGTGCTGGCACCGCACCACACCACACCTGCCTCCCTGTCCAGCCCTCCTCTGACAGGAGACATGTGGCTCTGAGATGGGTGCAGTCACAGTGACATAATGTTGGAGCACATTCACCAAGCGGTGGTATCATCCACGCCCAGATACTGCTGGATAGAGAGCAGGACGGGGCTGGGCCCTGATCCACTGTCATGAGGGACTTTTTTGGATTTTCCAAACTTCCCGGACACGCAGAATAATGGGAAAACTATTTCCAGTAGCAGTTTGGACAACCGGTTTCCGGTTAGTTAGTCCTGAGTTGATATCTGTGTTGCTTGTATTCTGTGGGAGTAGCCTTCAGGGTTTGTCATCATGAGTCAGTAAGAAGCATTGTTTATAATCAGCTCTCTGACAGCCTCcgtctcccctgctctctcttcctcttctgtcTATTAAtgtgtattcctgtgtgtgtgtttgtgtgtgtgtgtgtatgtgtgtgtgtgtgtgtgtgtgtgtgtgtgtgtgtgtgtgtgtgtgtgtgtgtgtgtgtgtgtgtgtgtgtgtgtgtgtgtgtgtgtatatgtttgtgtgtgtgtgtgtatgtgtgtgtgtacatgtctgcgtgtctacatgtgtgtgtgtgtgtgtctgcatgtgtgcgtttgtgtgtgcgtgtgtttgtgtgtgtgcgtgtctgcgtgtatgcgtgtgttggtTGGTCCTCGcggtgggtgtctgtgtgtgacaggtGCTCCAGAGCTGTGGTAGTCCAGACCTGGCCCGCTCCATCATTGCGCCCCACTTGTGCCGGGACACAGTGGACTTCCTGCGGGGGAACCTCTCCCCTAAGGAGATGACCATCTTTGAGCTGCTGGGCGAGGGATGGACGAGGCCCAGGTACACGCTGACACACGCCCGCTGTCGTGAACAGGCTCTGAGCGCTCTGCAGCTCGGCTTATTAATGGCTTTCCATGCGTGGCCGATCAATGTCTATTTTCAAAGCAGATACAAACCTCAAAGCCAGCCTGGAGACGCTTCTTGCTAATCGATGGTGATGGCATCAATGCATTAATATTCATGCTTGTATTCCTTCATGAACAGCTGAGGGTCTCTCGGTTGCCACGCTCGGCCCATCTTCCTCTAAAGTTATGCCCAGTCCTCGTGTTCTAACACAGCTGGTTATGCGCTGGTGGTCATCGTCTTGTTGCCCCCCTCCCACTATAGAGCAGACTGGCCGAGGGACCAGTGTGCCCCCCCTTACTACCCCAAATTCCGGAATGGATGGGAACCCCCCGCGGAGCACTTCAAGGTGTCGccatgggagacagagggacccACAGGGCCACCTATGTCTCCCACCCCCCCGGACTACAAGAAGCAGTCCTCTGGGGAGGTGAGCAGAAATGGATGCTGGCCGGTGTCGCAAGCTGTGGCCTACTCTGGCCAGTGTCTGGATGTATGTGTGCTAGCCAGTACGCTAGCTCTGGCCTTAGCTGGGGCCTTGCTATGGCCTTAGCTGTGGCCTAAGCTGTGGCCTTAGCCTCTGCCTcagtgtgtggatgtatgtatgtTAGCTGATGTCGCCAGCTAATGCGTCGATGTATGACTGTTTGTTGGTGATGGCTTCAGTGAGGAAATGAAGATGTGCACATAGGCCTGTATCTAAATCCTTTGttcccttttctctcttttcatAGTTTTACGGAACTCATTCGTCCAATTCATCAAATGGGTAATTCAGTTACATCTAAATATTCTATTACCATATGTGCCATCTGGGTTGAATAAAATCCGCTGCCTTTCTGCGTGATGATATGATAACAAACTGTCAGGATTTTAATGAGAGGAATATTCTGCCGCTGACAGGTCTTATAATGGGATGCCACCCACCCGCAGATACGCCAAGATCCGCTACCACTTCGTCGCTCGCAACGCCAATGAGCTGTCAGTGCTGCAGGACGAGGTGCTCGAGGTAAGGAAATATAAACCTTACAATGAAACCCGTTGGCTCTCAGTGTCCGAGACACCCCCTACATCTGGGGCTCAGGGCTGTAGGGTTTCTACAGCGTTGTATCGTAGCTCACCACTGGGATGTGTTGATACAGCCATCTCAATCAAGGTCTCCCAGTTCATTCGGGAGACACAGACACTTTGAATGCAAATGTGAATAATTTGCATACAATGAAAGGGAAACCATTTTGGGCACTGGTCCCGTTGTCAACACATGCAGTGTGATTTCTGCGTGTGATATTGTTAGTTTTATGTAACGTGTAAAAATGACCCGCAAGACACTGGAATTATTAGCTGAGAATACAGGCGAGTTGTACGTTTGAATATATTTTGATGGGTGATGATCCCCAACAACCATCACCATCACTTTGTGACCACATAGAGCTTTTTGTGGTCGTACTGGTTGCACTAAGAGCTTTCTTTTGAGGTAAGGGCAGCTTACTCAATTATCCAAGCAAGTATACACTGGAGAATCAAACACATGCAATAAGAGACATATGCACACAAGGCTTTGAGTAAACATGTAGGCCACGTCACAGAGCAGTGATGACACACATACAAGTGCGCTCGTCTGTATTGAACCTGAATTGAATCGTTGTGCATGCACCACAACATGTCTTCTGAACAGAGGTTGTGTCAAGCCTCCCCTGTTCAAAGgtactctgcatagccaccccctcccacccctcctgcttattgtctgttgtacgtcctggcacttaatgtacgcatttATTGTATCGTCGTCATACTTTGTTATCGTaattagttgtgtagcatcttatcctagctatctttgttgtacacggggaatgggtgaACGTATTGATTGTTAGTGCAAatcactaacaatcgctaggtcaaCCCAAtcaccgacagcaatatatttttgtttctcttccttctaactaatgtacttattgtaagtcgctttggataaaagagtgttctaaatgccctaaacgtaaatgtaaatgttgtggTTGTGAGAGTGATGACTCAAGTCAGTGCTCGTGTTCCAGGTGATAGAGGATGACAAGCAGTGGTGGAAGTTGCGGAACCGAAGTGGGCAGTCCGGCTACGTCCCCTACAACATCCTGGACGTGGTGAAGCTGGAGGACCCACAGGCCATGCAAGACACCTTCCAGGTGAccccacacactgacacacgcaccCTGCCTGTCATCAGCTAGAGCAACCCCACTCAGACAGTCTTCAGCTCCTGAATGTATAACAGGATACAATCGATGTGGACTACACAGGATATTAGTTTGAGTGCTGCTAAAATGATGAGAAATtagaaattattttttatatgtcTGTGCCTCCATAATGCTACATGGTGGCTCATTAGTGCCCTctacatgtgaatgtgtgtctatgtgtgtgtttgtgtgtcactgtgtttattttgtgttcagCCCGGTCAGGGCTACAGAGGGCCAGCCCCTACAAGTCCCATGGGCCCTGGGGGGGACAGTTTTGGCGTTGCGAGACACAAAGACAAGGGTAAGTCAGAACCTGAGGTGAAGGGTCATTTCGTACTCAAAGACACGAAACCCCTTAGTTCGGCGTCCGTCCAACACGGCCATCGCTGGTCAGACGCTGATCTGGGGCACTGGTTTCCACGGTGTCTGTCCAACGCAGCTCTGTTGGGTCTGCCACCAATGCTGTCTGTGTCTCGGCCTGTCTAGTGATATCGCACCAGATGGATGAGGTCAACGATGAGCTGCTGAAGAGAATCACCACAAACAAGAGCCAGCCGCCCGCCAGGAACTTCCGCGTGGAGCGCTCCGGCGGGAGCAGCATCCCGCTGACCTTCGACTCCAGCCCCCAGCAGGTCACCGCATGGCTCACCGCAAAGTTCAGCAAACCGTGAGTTGTTCCAACCGTCCCCGTGATCCCGGGGGAAGTTCCGGGTCCTGATCCGTGGAGTTGTCCCCGGCGATGACTGTGATGACAAGCAGCTTCGCATGAGCTGCTCCACATCGAGGGCGATGATCGTGTTCCATTTGGTCAAAGGAAACGCAGCGGAATAACCACTCGCTGTGATTTACCGTGGACACGTTCGTTAAAACATATTCATCCTCATGGAGCGACCGTTCCACATGAATCCATAAGGATAAATTATATGCTTCTATGTTATATTTAAGACAACATTATTATTGTCACTTGTCAGGGTCTGATATATGTGACATTGATAGGTACGCCAGCATTCAGTTCATGGCCGCCGGCAGGCAGAGAAAGGACTCCAGGCCTTGTGCTAAGCTAACATGCTATGGgacggtgtgtgcgtgcaggacgGTGGAGTGCCTGGGCATCCTGACCGGGGCGCAGCTGTTCTCCCTGAACAAGGAGGAGCTGAAGGCCGTGTGCGGGGACGAGGGAGCCCGGGTCTACAGTCAGATCACTGTGCAGAGGGCACAGCTGGAGGtcagtgcacaaacacacacagacacacacacacacacacacacacacgcacacacacacacacacacacacacacacacacacacacacacacacacacacacacacacacacacacacacacacacacacacacacacacacacacacacacacacacacaagcacagcgCTTCTGCTGTTCACAGACTCATGCAATTTGAATTTCTGCAATTTTATGCTATTTATTAGTAGTGGCTTGTCGTGAAAACTGAGCAGTGAGTATTGATTGTTGCATTATTAAATCTGTAAATTCTCTGTGTTATTATTGTGAGCGTTTTTTTTCACTCGTATCAAAAAGGAATCACAATGCTTGGGGGCATGGGACTAAACCATTTGTTAAACCATCACCATATTTATACTTCCTCCATTCCTTCATTTACTCTCACAAAGTGGCAGTCTTTTTAATTCCCATGTCATTTACTAACTGTGGCTGTCATTACATCACAGAAGAGCACTGGGGACTCAGAACTTGAGGAGATCATGAAGAGAAGACAGGAGAAGATTGGCTCCACCAGTGAGGACTGAACCCACCCACTTCACCAGTAGCCAATAACAGCCCTGCACGGCTGGTCATTGTTTCACCAGCCCAATCTATTCAGAGCTTACCATTTAAGCAAAACTATTTACATGTCTTCACAAAGACTCACCCTACAGTAGAATATACCGAATTGGTGTTGTACAAATTGtaattgaatatttattttgtatcacTGATAAATATAAGTTTTCAATTGTTTTCTTATGTTCTTGCCTTTTTCTTCCTACCTTATAAGCGTGTACTGTTGCTTGAAGAAGTGTGTGTTGTATAAAATAGAGAACACAACGCGATtgactgttgaatgtgtgtgtgtgtgtgcgtgtgtgtgtgtgtgtgtgcatgaaattaattaaatatatgtGGGCAAGAGTCATTTGCGCATACACAGAATAATAATTAGCAATGGTGTt
This genomic stretch from Gadus chalcogrammus isolate NIFS_2021 chromosome 9, NIFS_Gcha_1.0, whole genome shotgun sequence harbors:
- the eps8l2 gene encoding epidermal growth factor receptor kinase substrate 8-like protein 2 isoform X3; this encodes MKGRMRNSASLDHSGVARSDSKISAKALYEQRKKYSNSNVIMQETSQYHVEHLSTFVMDKSESIATVDDAIKKLVLLDSKDKIWTQEMLLQVTDKAVRLLDCDTQEELENFPLPTVHHCQPVLNQTRYPSVLLLVCQDKDQHNPDIHFFHCDEVEAEMVHADVDSAIGDNKHGKKMRLQTLKVNQEKMKRQRETILPPSGPKGPAPSAKGRVAATSMQTADQRGSGHESHEKLAQRIEKDVQILNCALDDIELLVARLQKAAEAFSQLNQRNKSKKNKKKGPAEGMLTLRAKPPTEADLVDSLQKLKLALNLLAKLKKHIQNPSASELVHFLFGPLELVLQSCGSPDLARSIIAPHLCRDTVDFLRGNLSPKEMTIFELLGEGWTRPRADWPRDQCAPPYYPKFRNGWEPPAEHFKVSPWETEGPTGPPMSPTPPDYKKQSSGEFYGTHSSNSSNGYAKIRYHFVARNANELSVLQDEVLEVIEDDKQWWKLRNRSGQSGYVPYNILDVVKLEDPQAMQDTFQPGQGYRGPAPTSPMGPGGDSFGVARHKDKVISHQMDEVNDELLKRITTNKSQPPARNFRVERSGGSSIPLTFDSSPQQVTAWLTAKFSKPTVECLGILTGAQLFSLNKEELKAVCGDEGARVYSQITVQRAQLEKSTGDSELEEIMKRRQEKIGSTSED
- the eps8l2 gene encoding epidermal growth factor receptor kinase substrate 8-like protein 2 isoform X2 — its product is MSLHGSQRQANGVARSDSKISAKALYEQRKKYSNSNVIMQETSQYHVEHLSTFVMDKSESIATVDDAIKKLVLLDSKDKIWTQEMLLQVTDKAVRLLDCDTQEELENFPLPTVHHCQPVLNQTRYPSVLLLVCQDKDQHNPDIHFFHCDEVEAEMVHADVDSAIGDNKHGKKMRLQTLKVNQEKMKRQRETILPPSGPKGPAPSAKGRVAATSMQTADQRGSGHESHEKLAQRIEKDVQILNCALDDIELLVARLQKAAEAFSQLNQRNKSKKNKKKGPAEGMLTLRAKPPTEADLVDSLQKLKLALNLLAKLKKHIQNPSASELVHFLFGPLELVLQSCGSPDLARSIIAPHLCRDTVDFLRGNLSPKEMTIFELLGEGWTRPRADWPRDQCAPPYYPKFRNGWEPPAEHFKVSPWETEGPTGPPMSPTPPDYKKQSSGEFYGTHSSNSSNGSYNGMPPTRRYAKIRYHFVARNANELSVLQDEVLEVIEDDKQWWKLRNRSGQSGYVPYNILDVVKLEDPQAMQDTFQPGQGYRGPAPTSPMGPGGDSFGVARHKDKVISHQMDEVNDELLKRITTNKSQPPARNFRVERSGGSSIPLTFDSSPQQVTAWLTAKFSKPTVECLGILTGAQLFSLNKEELKAVCGDEGARVYSQITVQRAQLEKSTGDSELEEIMKRRQEKIGSTSED
- the eps8l2 gene encoding epidermal growth factor receptor kinase substrate 8-like protein 2 isoform X1, translating into MKGRMRNSASLDHSGVARSDSKISAKALYEQRKKYSNSNVIMQETSQYHVEHLSTFVMDKSESIATVDDAIKKLVLLDSKDKIWTQEMLLQVTDKAVRLLDCDTQEELENFPLPTVHHCQPVLNQTRYPSVLLLVCQDKDQHNPDIHFFHCDEVEAEMVHADVDSAIGDNKHGKKMRLQTLKVNQEKMKRQRETILPPSGPKGPAPSAKGRVAATSMQTADQRGSGHESHEKLAQRIEKDVQILNCALDDIELLVARLQKAAEAFSQLNQRNKSKKNKKKGPAEGMLTLRAKPPTEADLVDSLQKLKLALNLLAKLKKHIQNPSASELVHFLFGPLELVLQSCGSPDLARSIIAPHLCRDTVDFLRGNLSPKEMTIFELLGEGWTRPRADWPRDQCAPPYYPKFRNGWEPPAEHFKVSPWETEGPTGPPMSPTPPDYKKQSSGEFYGTHSSNSSNGSYNGMPPTRRYAKIRYHFVARNANELSVLQDEVLEVIEDDKQWWKLRNRSGQSGYVPYNILDVVKLEDPQAMQDTFQPGQGYRGPAPTSPMGPGGDSFGVARHKDKVISHQMDEVNDELLKRITTNKSQPPARNFRVERSGGSSIPLTFDSSPQQVTAWLTAKFSKPTVECLGILTGAQLFSLNKEELKAVCGDEGARVYSQITVQRAQLEKSTGDSELEEIMKRRQEKIGSTSED